The following DNA comes from Flammeovirgaceae bacterium.
AGATGGCCCCGGGCGAAACTGCCATCATTGCAGGGTTCGTCTCCCACGAGCTTTCAAACAAGCTCCTGGAGATGGGTTTTTTGCCCGGTTCGGTGATAAAATACAATTTCAAAGCCCCCCTCGGGGACCCGATCTGCGTGACCATTTCCGGTTATGACATTACCCTGCGCCTGGAGGAAGCCGCCATGATTTCCATTCTTAATTGATTTTTTGGTGAAACGATTGAAGGTCGCA
Coding sequences within:
- a CDS encoding ferrous iron transport protein A, producing the protein MAPGETAIIAGFVSHELSNKLLEMGFLPGSVIKYNFKAPLGDPICVTISGYDITLRLEEAAMISILN